From the genome of Pelobacter propionicus DSM 2379, one region includes:
- a CDS encoding HDOD domain-containing protein — protein MTTALISENMRKLLASQPIELPVFHPVALKLQSMLTDSDFTVDGVAAVANEDPALASQMLKMANSPMYMGRTRVATIREVVIRLGAQQVINIAIAVSQAAAHVSADPLLNRFMKSLWQHSHGAALGARWLTQSCGMRGAVDESYLAALLHDIGKLYLLKAIERLRGAGVIQSLDDELICLIFDEMHVEQGLRLVQHWNFPAMYCDVIRFHHAAEWDGINKMLAVVRLVNLACHRVGLGLRHEPDLDLMATEEAEILDLEESRIAELLVFLDTVRTAEGEDCP, from the coding sequence ATGACAACGGCGCTGATTTCCGAAAACATGAGAAAGCTGCTGGCTTCCCAGCCGATCGAGTTGCCGGTCTTTCATCCCGTTGCGCTCAAGCTCCAGAGCATGCTCACGGACAGCGATTTCACGGTGGACGGCGTGGCTGCCGTGGCCAACGAGGATCCGGCCCTGGCCAGTCAGATGCTCAAGATGGCCAACTCCCCCATGTACATGGGACGAACCAGGGTGGCGACCATCAGGGAGGTCGTTATCCGCCTGGGCGCGCAGCAGGTAATCAACATCGCCATCGCCGTCTCCCAGGCAGCCGCCCATGTTTCCGCCGATCCGCTGCTGAACCGCTTCATGAAGTCGCTCTGGCAGCACAGCCATGGAGCCGCCCTGGGGGCGCGCTGGTTGACCCAGAGCTGCGGGATGCGCGGTGCGGTGGACGAGAGTTACCTGGCCGCCCTGCTGCACGACATCGGCAAGCTGTACCTTTTGAAGGCCATCGAGCGCCTGAGGGGCGCCGGCGTCATTCAGTCGCTGGATGATGAGCTGATCTGCCTAATTTTCGATGAAATGCATGTGGAACAGGGGCTGCGTCTGGTGCAGCACTGGAACTTTCCGGCCATGTATTGCGATGTCATCCGCTTTCACCACGCGGCGGAGTGGGACGGGATCAACAAGATGCTGGCGGTCGTGCGTCTCGTCAATCTGGCCTGCCACCGGGTGGGGTTGGGGCTCAGGCATGAGCCGGACCTGGATCTCATGGCAACGGAGGAGGCGGAAATCCTGGATCTGGAAGAATCGCGGATCGCTGAACTGCTGGTGTTCCTGGATACTGTCAGGACGGCGGAAGGCGAGGACTGTCCGTGA
- a CDS encoding glycosyltransferase family 2 protein produces MRRALLKKLDALFPFDKRGDCAVPPERDGIRISCIINFYGRLDLLAGILYSLAQQTFPRERFEVVLVEDRGGTDEGRRLADSFSREMNINYVSLDRNFGRMGYSRNFALTRSRGRYVLFLDDDTVIMQEDFLKKLELVFEENRMTDAIVPRGRAAFSLVRDRYAFHDPFFMTSRCCAYRRSVLSELAGFMSDFVGQEDVEFVIRFLLSGKHSLNAPQLEYFHPPLLVPNLRKPQAVGNSFYGLRNRYPLAIWLLVILNCCRHAPLYLLPVRRFREMGRFGLGFLMGVVMSPFKRDGYRYG; encoded by the coding sequence ATGAGAAGGGCGCTACTGAAAAAGCTGGATGCGTTGTTCCCCTTTGACAAGCGGGGCGACTGCGCCGTTCCTCCGGAGCGGGACGGAATCAGGATCTCCTGCATCATCAATTTTTATGGCCGCCTGGACCTGCTGGCCGGAATACTGTATTCACTGGCCCAGCAGACCTTTCCACGGGAGCGCTTCGAGGTGGTTCTGGTGGAGGACCGGGGTGGGACGGACGAGGGGAGGCGTCTGGCCGATTCATTCAGCCGGGAGATGAACATCAACTATGTCTCTCTGGACCGCAATTTCGGCAGGATGGGCTATTCGCGTAACTTCGCCCTTACCCGTTCACGAGGACGGTATGTTCTCTTCCTGGATGACGATACGGTGATCATGCAGGAGGATTTCCTCAAGAAACTGGAGCTGGTGTTCGAAGAGAACAGAATGACCGATGCCATCGTCCCCCGCGGCAGGGCCGCATTTTCGCTTGTCCGCGACCGTTACGCCTTCCACGATCCCTTTTTCATGACCAGCCGCTGCTGCGCCTATCGCCGTTCCGTCCTGTCGGAACTGGCTGGATTCATGTCTGATTTCGTGGGGCAGGAGGATGTGGAGTTCGTGATCAGGTTTTTGCTTTCGGGGAAACACTCTCTCAATGCTCCGCAACTGGAGTACTTCCATCCGCCGCTGCTGGTTCCCAATCTGCGCAAGCCCCAGGCGGTGGGAAACTCATTCTACGGTCTCAGGAATCGCTATCCCCTGGCGATCTGGTTGCTGGTGATCCTCAATTGTTGTCGCCATGCGCCGCTCTACCTGCTTCCGGTCAGGCGTTTCCGTGAGATGGGACGCTTCGGCCTGGGATTTCTGATGGGAGTTGTCATGTCGCCGTTTAAAAGGGATGGATATCGCTATGGCTGA
- a CDS encoding GxxExxY protein — protein MNENKIAEIIVDSCYKIHTTLGPGLLESVYESVLTHELQQRGLFVARQKALPIIYDGMVLDEGFRADLVVEDLVIVELKSVETIAPVHKKQLNTYLKLSGKRLGLLVNFGANLIKDGITRIANGMPS, from the coding sequence ATGAACGAAAATAAGATTGCTGAAATCATTGTAGATTCCTGTTACAAGATTCACACCACGCTCGGCCCAGGCCTTCTGGAATCAGTCTATGAATCTGTTTTGACCCACGAACTGCAACAGCGAGGTTTGTTCGTTGCACGGCAGAAGGCGTTGCCAATTATATACGATGGCATGGTGCTTGACGAAGGGTTCAGGGCTGATCTGGTGGTTGAAGACCTCGTGATAGTTGAACTGAAATCAGTTGAAACGATTGCGCCGGTCCATAAGAAACAGTTGAATACCTATCTGAAATTATCGGGGAAGAGGCTTGGTTTGCTGGTCAACTTCGGCGCCAATCTCATCAAGGATGGAATTACCCGCATAGCCAATGGTATGCCGTCATGA
- the rfbC gene encoding dTDP-4-dehydrorhamnose 3,5-epimerase yields the protein MTIIPTSIPDVLIVEPKVFGDERGFFFESFNQRIWRELTGLDGCFVQHNHSRSTAGVLRGLHYQIHNPQGKLVRVVSGEVFDVAVDIRRSSATFGRWFGAALSADNKRQLWVPPGFAHGFYVTSPVAEFLYLTTDFWAPEHERCIAWNDPDLAIQWPLAGEPSLSDKDRAAPPFRKAELFP from the coding sequence ATGACCATTATTCCCACCAGCATCCCCGATGTGCTGATCGTCGAACCGAAGGTGTTCGGAGACGAGCGCGGCTTTTTCTTCGAGAGTTTCAACCAGCGCATCTGGCGCGAACTGACCGGTCTGGACGGCTGCTTTGTCCAGCACAACCACTCCCGATCAACAGCCGGAGTCCTGCGCGGTCTCCACTACCAGATCCACAATCCCCAGGGGAAGCTGGTGCGGGTCGTCAGCGGAGAGGTCTTTGACGTGGCCGTGGATATCCGTCGAAGTTCCGCCACCTTCGGCCGCTGGTTCGGCGCCGCGCTTTCGGCGGATAACAAGCGCCAACTGTGGGTACCGCCCGGTTTTGCCCACGGTTTCTACGTTACCTCCCCGGTTGCCGAATTCCTCTACCTGACCACCGACTTCTGGGCGCCGGAGCATGAACGCTGCATAGCCTGGAACGATCCGGACCTGGCCATCCAGTGGCCGCTTGCGGGAGAACCGTCCCTGTCGGACAAAGACCGAGCAGCCCCCCCCTTCAGGAAAGCGGAACTCTTTCCCTGA
- a CDS encoding IS1182 family transposase, which yields MKSKFIEVDRETPYLLPPSLQDWLPEKHLARFVVEIVEQLDLRSLKATYAGRGSQPYNPEMLVALLFYGYATGVFSSRKLERSTYDSVAFRFIAANSHPDHDTIATFRRRFLPQLNKLFAQILLIAHQMEVLKLGNVSLDGSKIKANASKHKALSYEHACKLEEQIKAEVGELLKKAEAADRADIPDGMNIPEELERREKRLSAIAAAKVEIEKRAAERHAREQAAYEKKVAERAKKEQATGKKAKGKEPKPPKSGPTAKDQVNLTDEESRIMPTSGGGFEQTYNAQAGVDTASKLIVSAHVTQNPNDKQELTPTLENLAALPEKLGKATDLVADSGYFSETNVTACEENGITPYIAVDRQSHNVPLMERFAEPPPLPEDADSVARMKHRLKTPSGKAIYAQRKVTSEPVFGIIKAVMGFRSFLLRGFEAVKGEWNLVCMAYNIKRLHVLAG from the coding sequence ATGAAATCAAAGTTTATTGAAGTTGACCGGGAAACACCCTATCTGCTCCCGCCATCGCTGCAGGATTGGCTACCAGAAAAGCACTTGGCCCGGTTTGTGGTCGAAATTGTCGAACAGCTCGACCTGCGCTCTTTGAAAGCTACCTATGCCGGCCGAGGCTCGCAGCCCTATAACCCTGAGATGCTGGTAGCATTGTTGTTTTACGGTTATGCGACAGGCGTATTCTCCAGCCGGAAGCTTGAGCGCAGCACCTACGACTCCGTGGCATTCCGGTTCATAGCGGCAAACAGTCATCCTGACCACGATACCATTGCCACCTTCCGCCGGCGTTTTCTGCCGCAACTGAACAAGCTGTTTGCCCAGATTCTGCTGATCGCTCATCAGATGGAGGTGCTGAAACTGGGCAACGTTAGTTTGGATGGCAGCAAAATCAAGGCGAACGCCTCCAAGCACAAGGCGCTGAGCTATGAGCATGCCTGCAAGCTTGAAGAGCAGATCAAGGCTGAGGTTGGCGAACTGCTCAAAAAGGCCGAGGCAGCGGACCGTGCCGATATTCCGGACGGCATGAACATCCCCGAAGAACTGGAACGTCGGGAAAAGCGTCTTTCCGCCATTGCCGCAGCCAAGGTCGAGATCGAAAAACGAGCCGCTGAGCGCCATGCTCGTGAACAGGCCGCTTATGAGAAGAAAGTCGCCGAACGGGCCAAGAAGGAGCAGGCAACGGGCAAGAAGGCCAAGGGGAAAGAGCCGAAACCGCCCAAATCCGGCCCCACTGCCAAAGATCAGGTCAATCTGACCGATGAAGAGTCGCGGATCATGCCGACCTCCGGTGGCGGATTCGAGCAGACTTACAACGCCCAGGCCGGTGTGGATACAGCATCAAAGCTCATCGTTTCGGCCCATGTTACCCAGAATCCCAATGACAAACAGGAGCTGACACCGACCCTGGAGAACCTGGCGGCGCTGCCTGAGAAGCTTGGCAAGGCAACCGATCTGGTAGCTGACAGTGGCTACTTCAGCGAAACCAATGTAACTGCCTGTGAGGAGAACGGGATAACTCCCTACATTGCCGTAGACCGGCAGAGTCACAACGTGCCACTGATGGAGCGCTTTGCCGAACCGCCGCCGTTACCCGAAGATGCCGATTCCGTGGCCAGAATGAAGCATCGCCTGAAGACACCTTCCGGCAAGGCGATCTACGCCCAGCGAAAAGTCACCTCGGAACCGGTCTTCGGCATCATCAAGGCGGTCATGGGATTCAGAAGCTTTCTTCTTCGTGGCTTTGAAGCAGTAAAAGGCGAATGGAACCTCGTCTGCATGGCCTACAACATCAAACGGCTGCATGTCTTGGCCGGATAG
- the dut gene encoding dUTP diphosphatase: protein MNRHKIETKIMNPLMGSKIPLPCYATDGAAAMDLRACLEGPRTVQPGETALIPSGIAIAIHDPGLVALIVPRSGLGIKHGIVLANTVGVIDSDYQGEIGIGIHNRGEAPYTIEPGERICQMMFMPVVQVTLNLVESFSRESERGAGGFGHTGKI from the coding sequence ATGAACAGACACAAAATTGAAACCAAAATCATGAATCCCCTGATGGGCTCGAAGATACCGCTCCCCTGCTACGCCACCGATGGCGCGGCTGCCATGGACCTGCGCGCCTGCCTGGAGGGGCCGCGTACCGTTCAACCGGGAGAAACAGCCCTAATCCCCAGCGGCATAGCCATCGCCATCCACGACCCCGGCCTGGTGGCGCTGATCGTGCCCCGTTCAGGCCTGGGGATCAAACATGGCATCGTGCTGGCAAATACGGTGGGCGTCATCGATTCCGACTACCAGGGGGAGATAGGGATCGGCATCCACAACCGGGGAGAGGCGCCCTACACCATCGAACCGGGTGAGCGCATCTGCCAGATGATGTTCATGCCGGTGGTCCAGGTCACCCTGAACCTGGTCGAGTCGTTCAGCAGGGAGAGTGAACGGGGAGCAGGGGGATTCGGCCATACGGGAAAAATCTGA
- a CDS encoding ABC transporter permease, producing the protein MAEMIGRDEIVIRPGMGALHYWRDIWRYRELFYFLAWRDILVRYKQTAIGIAWSVLRPLATMLVFTIVFGKLAKLPSNGVPYPVMVFSAMLPWQFFANSLTESSNSLIDNANLLTKVYFPRLIVPAGSVIVSLVDFLISFVILCCLMAWYRVIPDLKLLLLPLFLAMAFLASFGAGLWLSALNVQYRDFRYVVPFLVQFGLYISPVGFSSSIVPEEWRFFYFLNPMVGVIDGFRWVLLGDAFPVNWPGLCLSAALTLLMFAGGLWYFRNMERSFADVV; encoded by the coding sequence ATGGCTGAGATGATTGGGCGTGACGAGATCGTCATCAGGCCGGGCATGGGAGCGCTGCACTATTGGCGCGACATCTGGCGCTACCGGGAACTGTTCTATTTCCTGGCCTGGCGGGATATTCTTGTGCGCTACAAGCAGACCGCCATCGGCATTGCCTGGAGCGTGTTGCGCCCCCTGGCAACCATGCTGGTCTTCACCATCGTCTTTGGAAAACTGGCCAAACTCCCCTCCAACGGCGTTCCCTACCCGGTGATGGTTTTCAGCGCCATGCTCCCCTGGCAGTTCTTCGCCAACTCCCTGACCGAGAGCAGCAATTCACTGATCGACAATGCAAATCTGTTGACAAAGGTCTATTTCCCCCGCCTGATCGTGCCGGCCGGTTCGGTGATCGTCAGCCTGGTGGACTTTCTGATCTCTTTCGTTATCCTCTGCTGTCTGATGGCGTGGTACCGCGTCATCCCCGATCTGAAGCTGTTGCTGCTGCCGCTGTTCCTGGCCATGGCCTTCCTGGCATCCTTCGGCGCCGGACTATGGCTTTCCGCCCTGAACGTGCAGTACCGGGACTTCCGCTACGTTGTCCCCTTTCTGGTGCAGTTCGGCCTCTACATCTCGCCGGTGGGCTTCTCCAGCTCCATCGTGCCGGAAGAGTGGCGCTTCTTCTACTTCCTCAACCCCATGGTGGGGGTGATCGACGGCTTCCGCTGGGTACTTCTTGGGGACGCCTTCCCGGTGAACTGGCCCGGCCTGTGCCTCTCCGCCGCGTTGACGCTTCTCATGTTTGCGGGAGGACTGTGGTACTTCAGGAATATGGAACGCTCCTTTGCCGATGTGGTATAA
- a CDS encoding aminopeptidase: MKDPRVQRFAEILVDYSTRVGKGDVVLINAAGLEATPLVKEIYQLCLERGASYVEYGFSVPEIDRTFYNLANQQQLAHFPQHKLDFYKTLTVYIGIAAGENSMVMANARQEAIVTYQKVTKPLIDQRVKHTRWVVTRYPTHAAAQEARMSLEEYEEYLFSACCIDWEQESRKQEKLKKLMDGTSRVRITAPDTDLSFSIGGMPGVKCDGRFNMPDGEVFTAPVRESVEGHITYNCPSIYQGKEFNAVRFEFSRGRIVAASAAGGMSDALNKILDTDDGARYIGEFALGINPGIRTPMRNILFDEKIFGSIHLTPGQAYDECDNGNRSAVHWDLVKVLTDGGEIWFDDVLIQKNGLFVLDALLELNPA; encoded by the coding sequence ATGAAGGATCCCCGTGTACAACGGTTTGCGGAAATACTGGTGGATTATTCCACCAGAGTGGGGAAGGGAGATGTGGTGCTGATCAACGCCGCCGGCCTGGAGGCGACCCCGCTGGTCAAGGAGATCTACCAACTCTGCCTGGAGCGCGGCGCCAGCTATGTGGAATACGGCTTCAGCGTGCCGGAGATCGACCGCACCTTCTACAACCTGGCAAACCAGCAGCAGTTGGCGCACTTCCCCCAGCACAAGCTGGACTTCTACAAGACCCTGACGGTCTACATCGGCATCGCAGCCGGCGAGAACTCCATGGTCATGGCCAATGCCCGCCAGGAGGCAATCGTGACCTACCAGAAGGTCACCAAACCGCTCATCGATCAGCGCGTCAAGCACACCCGCTGGGTGGTGACCCGCTACCCGACCCATGCCGCGGCCCAGGAGGCCAGGATGAGTCTGGAGGAGTACGAGGAGTATCTCTTCTCCGCCTGCTGCATCGACTGGGAGCAGGAGTCCCGCAAGCAGGAGAAGCTCAAGAAGCTGATGGACGGAACCTCGCGGGTGCGCATCACTGCCCCGGATACGGATCTCAGCTTCAGCATCGGCGGGATGCCGGGGGTCAAATGCGATGGACGTTTCAATATGCCCGACGGCGAGGTCTTCACGGCCCCGGTCAGGGAATCGGTTGAAGGTCACATAACCTACAACTGCCCCAGCATCTATCAGGGCAAGGAGTTCAATGCCGTGCGCTTCGAGTTCTCCAGGGGAAGAATCGTGGCGGCATCCGCCGCTGGAGGAATGAGTGACGCCTTGAACAAAATCCTGGATACGGACGATGGCGCCCGCTACATCGGCGAGTTTGCCCTGGGGATCAACCCTGGTATCCGTACCCCCATGCGCAACATCCTCTTTGACGAGAAGATCTTCGGCTCGATCCATCTCACCCCGGGGCAGGCCTACGACGAGTGCGACAACGGCAACCGTTCCGCCGTGCACTGGGACCTGGTCAAGGTACTGACCGACGGCGGTGAAATCTGGTTTGATGATGTACTGATTCAGAAGAACGGGCTGTTCGTTCTTGACGCGCTGCTGGAACTGAACCCGGCCTGA
- a CDS encoding DJ-1 family glyoxalase III: MPRALIPLADGFEEIEAMTVVDVLRRAGFEVVLAGLHGGPVESVRRVSVIPDATIDAARSDQFDMVILPGGQPGAANLSADVRVIRLLNDFSKDNKLIGAICAATTVLSEAGLIRGKRVTAYPDYRDRLPGAQYEDSAVVIDGKIITSQGPGTAMAFALAIVSRFAGKHTADEIAGKMLVQTDDRQHTIWDRYLFNTTVQSLVEALELKDSFTQGHAKRVSEYSLSIGAKLKLPPLEMRNLYLGAMLHDIGKIATESDLLTKPDSLNLREETLMREHPIKGTLFIVGFDNMSNIVPTILHHHERWDGSGYPARLKEEQIPLHARIVCLADAFAAMLFPRSFRPGMEREQAIQEILKQKGAQFDPHLVDLFLECLTESPFEMNDFSFYF, translated from the coding sequence ATGCCACGAGCACTGATTCCGCTGGCGGACGGATTTGAAGAGATAGAAGCCATGACCGTTGTCGATGTGCTGCGAAGGGCCGGATTCGAGGTGGTACTGGCGGGCCTGCACGGCGGACCGGTGGAAAGCGTGCGCAGGGTCAGCGTCATCCCTGACGCAACCATCGACGCCGCACGTTCAGACCAGTTCGACATGGTCATCCTCCCGGGAGGGCAGCCGGGAGCCGCCAACCTGAGCGCCGATGTCCGCGTCATCCGCCTGCTGAACGACTTCAGCAAGGACAACAAACTTATCGGCGCCATTTGCGCCGCCACCACGGTGCTGTCGGAGGCGGGGTTGATCAGGGGAAAACGGGTCACCGCCTACCCTGACTACCGTGACAGGCTGCCCGGCGCACAGTACGAGGACAGCGCGGTAGTCATCGACGGCAAGATCATCACCAGCCAGGGACCGGGCACTGCCATGGCGTTTGCCCTGGCCATCGTATCCCGCTTTGCCGGTAAACACACTGCCGATGAAATCGCCGGCAAGATGCTGGTGCAGACCGATGACCGGCAGCACACCATCTGGGACAGGTACCTGTTCAACACCACGGTGCAATCCCTGGTGGAGGCGCTGGAACTGAAGGACAGCTTTACCCAGGGACACGCCAAACGGGTCAGCGAGTACAGCCTGAGCATCGGGGCCAAGCTGAAACTGCCCCCCCTCGAGATGCGGAACCTCTACCTGGGGGCCATGCTCCACGACATCGGCAAGATCGCCACCGAGTCCGATCTGCTCACCAAGCCCGACAGCCTCAACCTGCGGGAGGAGACCCTGATGCGCGAGCACCCCATCAAGGGAACACTCTTCATCGTCGGCTTCGACAACATGAGCAACATCGTCCCCACCATCCTGCACCACCACGAACGCTGGGACGGCAGCGGTTATCCTGCCCGTCTGAAGGAGGAGCAGATCCCCCTGCACGCCCGCATCGTCTGCCTTGCCGACGCCTTTGCCGCCATGCTCTTCCCGCGCTCTTTCCGGCCTGGCATGGAGAGGGAACAGGCCATCCAGGAGATCCTTAAGCAGAAGGGAGCGCAATTCGACCCACACCTGGTCGACCTGTTCCTGGAGTGCCTCACCGAATCACCCTTTGAAATGAATGATTTCAGTTTCTATTTCTAG
- a CDS encoding ATP-binding protein codes for MTNSSVDRVEVLLEKIERLVDRLAPEPVGAPDFERYLAFRWERSGEGGSLAPLSNPHLFDLDELVGIDSIRDDVLRNTNQFVSGLPANNVLLWGERGCGKSSLVKGLLKPFAPRGLRIVELKRWDIMSLPRIVSLLRDARFRFILFCDDLSFDEGEGDFRALKTLLDGDIEERPSNVLIYATSNRRHLMPEKVRDTRWDDEIHPEEAVGERLALADRFGLSFGFYSFDQNEYLAVVRRYAALRDIQLSDEVLCDKALKWCMYTAKRSGRSARQFIDDLEGRLRLSVNEASGGEHTP; via the coding sequence ATGACGAATAGTTCTGTGGATAGAGTTGAGGTGCTGCTCGAAAAGATCGAGCGGCTTGTGGACCGTCTGGCTCCTGAACCGGTTGGTGCCCCTGATTTCGAGCGCTATCTCGCCTTCCGCTGGGAACGGAGCGGCGAGGGGGGCAGCCTGGCACCGTTGAGCAATCCCCACCTCTTTGACCTGGATGAACTGGTGGGCATCGACTCTATCCGTGACGATGTGCTGCGCAACACGAACCAGTTCGTGTCGGGGCTTCCCGCCAACAATGTCCTCTTGTGGGGTGAGCGTGGATGCGGTAAGTCATCGCTGGTCAAGGGGCTGCTCAAACCCTTCGCACCGCGGGGGCTGCGCATCGTGGAGTTGAAACGCTGGGATATCATGTCCCTGCCGCGCATCGTCTCCCTGTTACGTGATGCGCGCTTCCGTTTTATCCTCTTCTGCGACGACCTCTCCTTTGACGAGGGGGAGGGGGATTTTCGCGCTCTCAAGACCCTGCTGGACGGCGATATCGAGGAACGTCCATCCAACGTCCTGATCTATGCCACCTCCAACCGGCGCCACCTGATGCCGGAGAAGGTGCGCGACACCAGGTGGGACGACGAGATTCACCCCGAAGAGGCCGTGGGTGAGCGACTGGCGCTGGCTGACCGCTTCGGACTCTCCTTCGGCTTCTACAGCTTTGACCAGAACGAGTATCTGGCCGTGGTGCGACGCTACGCCGCCCTGCGCGACATTCAGCTGTCGGATGAGGTGTTGTGCGATAAAGCGCTGAAATGGTGCATGTATACGGCAAAAAGAAGCGGGCGTTCGGCGCGGCAGTTCATCGATGACCTAGAAGGTCGCCTGCGGCTGTCGGTTAATGAAGCCAGTGGAGGAGAGCATACCCCATGA
- a CDS encoding decaprenyl-phosphate phosphoribosyltransferase: protein MVSFSSSCQLLRPRQWLKNLMLFFPPFLGGVLLQSGMALRGLRPFAAFCLASSAIYILNDLCDRVNDGQHPKKRLRPLPSGRVSSRTASLLSVACVMGSALAAWGSSAVFLYYLVAYFVVSTAYSLFLKDIALVDIFCISAGFLFRLLAGGAVFGVAISEWLFLSVFLLSIFLSTGKRLGEKRHLGALAEQHRKVLVAYPKGFLEGAMYMTGGSVLVTYTLYALTRSSGLVLHTVPLCCFGLLRHMLRIQSGADGDPTESLTRDLPLFVVGLLWLAMVGWGIYGA from the coding sequence GTGGTAAGTTTTTCCTCCTCCTGCCAGTTGCTGCGTCCACGGCAATGGCTGAAGAACCTGATGCTGTTCTTCCCCCCCTTTCTGGGAGGAGTGCTGCTCCAGTCGGGCATGGCGCTCAGGGGCCTGCGCCCCTTCGCGGCATTCTGTCTGGCATCCAGCGCCATCTATATCCTCAACGACCTGTGCGACAGGGTAAACGACGGTCAGCATCCCAAGAAGCGTCTGCGCCCACTCCCCTCGGGCCGGGTGTCGTCACGAACGGCCTCGCTGCTTTCCGTTGCCTGCGTCATGGGCTCAGCCCTTGCCGCCTGGGGCTCTTCCGCCGTCTTTCTCTACTACCTGGTGGCCTATTTCGTTGTCTCCACCGCCTACAGCCTGTTTCTCAAGGACATCGCGCTGGTGGACATCTTCTGCATCTCGGCCGGTTTTTTGTTCCGACTTCTGGCCGGCGGCGCGGTGTTCGGCGTTGCAATCTCCGAATGGCTCTTCCTGAGTGTCTTCCTCCTCTCCATCTTCCTCAGTACCGGCAAGCGGCTGGGTGAGAAACGGCACCTGGGTGCTCTGGCCGAGCAGCACCGCAAGGTCCTGGTGGCCTATCCAAAGGGATTTCTGGAGGGGGCCATGTACATGACCGGCGGCTCGGTCCTGGTGACCTATACCCTGTACGCTCTTACCCGCTCATCGGGTCTCGTGCTCCATACCGTGCCGCTCTGCTGTTTCGGACTTTTGCGCCACATGCTCAGAATCCAGTCCGGCGCCGATGGCGACCCGACGGAATCGCTGACCAGGGATCTGCCACTGTTTGTGGTGGGACTGCTCTGGCTGGCCATGGTGGGGTGGGGGATCTACGGAGCATGA
- a CDS encoding M16 family metallopeptidase, with product MICSTTLDNGIRVVTQRVKYMHTVSMGIWVANGTRHEAPHLNGIAHFIEHLLFKGTARRSARQIAMEIDSMGGILNAFTSHEYVCYYAKVLAKFLPRITDLLCDIFLCSSFPSEEIERERRVILQEIKMRDDTPDVFIHDQFHQNFWQGDSLGLTIPGSHETVSSLSREQIIDYKQSRYRPRDIVISAAGNVRHEELLSLMEGAFSGMTSDQRSRTEAPVAHVGPRINQCERDLEQTLLCMGTNGLSQDHPDRFALHLLNTVLGGGMSSRLFQEVRENRGLAYSIYSYVISHADCGALVIHAGTEQEQCREVIEIALRQMGQLKREMVPQDELDSAREQLKGNLLMSLESSDNLMTRLAKNDIYLHRNQTVEEVLAAFDAVTGEDILRLGNQLFDGSRIHLEVMGKTWHTGLTEDLLRL from the coding sequence ATGATCTGCTCAACCACCCTCGACAACGGCATCCGGGTTGTCACCCAGCGCGTGAAGTACATGCACACCGTATCCATGGGCATCTGGGTGGCCAACGGAACACGGCATGAGGCTCCGCACCTTAACGGCATCGCCCACTTTATCGAGCATCTGCTCTTCAAGGGGACCGCCCGGCGCTCGGCCCGCCAGATAGCCATGGAGATCGACTCCATGGGAGGGATTCTCAACGCCTTCACCAGCCACGAGTACGTCTGCTACTACGCCAAGGTTCTGGCGAAGTTCCTGCCGCGCATAACCGACCTGCTGTGTGACATCTTTCTCTGTTCTTCCTTCCCCAGTGAAGAGATCGAGCGCGAACGCAGGGTCATCCTGCAGGAAATCAAGATGCGCGACGATACGCCGGACGTGTTCATCCACGATCAGTTTCACCAGAACTTCTGGCAGGGGGACTCCCTGGGGTTGACCATCCCCGGCTCCCACGAGACGGTGAGCTCCCTTTCCCGTGAACAGATCATCGACTACAAGCAGAGTCGTTACCGACCGCGGGACATCGTCATCTCCGCCGCCGGAAATGTCAGGCATGAAGAGCTGCTCTCATTGATGGAAGGCGCCTTTTCCGGCATGACCTCTGATCAGCGCTCCCGGACGGAAGCGCCGGTTGCACACGTCGGACCGCGGATAAACCAGTGCGAGCGCGACCTGGAGCAGACCCTGCTCTGCATGGGGACCAACGGGCTCTCCCAGGACCATCCCGACCGCTTTGCCCTGCATCTGCTGAACACGGTCCTGGGGGGAGGCATGAGTTCGCGCCTGTTCCAGGAGGTGCGTGAAAATCGGGGGCTGGCCTATTCGATCTATTCCTATGTCATCTCCCATGCCGATTGCGGTGCCCTGGTGATCCATGCCGGTACGGAGCAGGAGCAGTGCCGGGAGGTGATTGAGATCGCGCTGCGGCAGATGGGGCAACTCAAGCGGGAAATGGTCCCCCAGGATGAGCTCGATTCAGCCCGGGAGCAGCTCAAGGGCAACCTGCTGATGTCTCTGGAGAGCAGCGACAACCTGATGACCCGGCTGGCCAAGAACGATATTTATCTGCATCGCAACCAGACCGTTGAGGAGGTGCTGGCCGCCTTTGATGCCGTGACCGGAGAAGATATCCTGCGGTTGGGCAACCAGCTCTTCGACGGAAGCCGCATCCACCTGGAAGTGATGGGGAAAACGTGGCATACCGGGCTGACGGAGGATCTGCTGCGGCTCTGA